The following are from one region of the Fibrobacter succinogenes genome:
- a CDS encoding ACT domain-containing protein, whose translation MKIPQVSVFVQNRPGRLQAVCRSLADAGINLLSLTLADSGEFGLIRLIVNDSEKAVAVLEKSGLSATITDVVACPVEDRVGGLADLLDVLGDLQIDYMYAYPSECKAATNIMILRFSDTEKALKVLEAKNFKTLSTQEMLG comes from the coding sequence ATGAAAATTCCACAGGTTTCCGTTTTTGTTCAGAACCGTCCGGGTCGTCTCCAGGCTGTTTGCCGTTCACTCGCTGACGCAGGCATCAACCTTCTCTCGCTCACGCTCGCCGATTCCGGCGAATTCGGCCTTATCCGCCTGATTGTGAACGACTCCGAAAAAGCTGTTGCTGTGCTCGAAAAGTCCGGCCTCAGCGCCACGATTACCGACGTTGTCGCTTGCCCTGTCGAAGACAGAGTCGGCGGGCTCGCCGATCTTTTGGACGTTCTTGGCGACTTGCAGATTGACTACATGTACGCATACCCGTCCGAATGCAAGGCTGCAACGAACATCATGATTCTTCGCTTTAGCGATACCGAAAAGGCGCTCAAGGTCTTGGAAGCAAAGAACTTCAAGACTCTCAGCACTCAAGAAATGCTCGGATAG